Proteins encoded together in one Polaribacter reichenbachii window:
- a CDS encoding hybrid sensor histidine kinase/response regulator transcription factor encodes MSYTSNYLFIRKTFAFRVLLTIIFALNFSNFLAQEHMQFHHITTDNGLSQSDINSIYQDKQGFLWFATHEGLNKYDGYNFKIFTPNSNNNHSINSNLIYALTGDKKGNLWIGTTGRGLNYFDRATEKFSEFIADDKNDDSIISNHITSLLIDNNNRLWVGTINGIDVINLDTPKDKVKFHHYNLERDPFVAKFQDNSINTIFQDSKGDIWVGGYHGIFKLMRDSNGEIYFKLANEIIGLPNVAVKSINEDVYGRLLVGTTYGLYILNRNNASKIELVTPQIFVNRILVDNRDIWVGTNNGLLYFNNTNKQSAPKLVNTFKYDPNNPTSLSKNNIKSLLKDNAGVVWIGTIGGLNKLDLERKQFKNIKKTLDPTSLSYDKIRSMFEDSNGTLWIGTEGGGLNMLLQDKKDNSYLGFKSFKVRNAFVTIEIERKGKKLLIIGSEDYPGLYEIDITESKEYTDNDIVAFEQIFGSVFSLLEDKDKNLWIGTYNNGIIRWVYDEQKNNYKKDILSFNKLEKNGVSSNIIRNIIEDRFGNIWFATGNGLCKLTKEEKLKKHPKFTVFKNNSEDKKSISHNYILELFESSNGDFWVGTLGGGLCKYLPSDESFVTYKIEDGLPNNVIKGILEDDNNNLWISTNKGISKFNPQEITFKNFDTNDGLQSNEFQELARLKRKNGELLFGGINGFNSFFPDKIKNNSYEPETVITQLSIFNKNVTIGEEINGRVILENSISTTKSIELKHDENSFSFDFSSLHFASPKKNKYAYKLEGFDKDWIYTTSERRFATYTNLPPNNYTFKVKASNNDAIWDSSPSELNIEIVPPFWETKLAYFLYLLLILGLLFLFRRYTIIGTNEKHRLEIDHLEKEKNEELQKIKFEFFTNISHELRTPLTLLKGPLKYLQTKGHKLDQKVIQEQYKLMEKNSDSLLRIVNQLLDFRKINQGKTRLVMRKSNIVTFIKELCEPFQFLLIKNQIDFKITANPESIISWFDHEAIEKIINNLLSNAFKFTPLGGSIKIDIQIDEKYNGKNVIIKVEDSGCGIEQEKLENIFERFYIDKTKGKDNPQGVGIGLSFVQQLTKLHQGNIEVESEIDEGTTFTVTLPIERKAYENIPEITCKSSKDSDFLVRTSETNSLAISLNDEITDLNIDKSRSEKPLLLVVDDNLDIRVFLKQALSDEYIIYESQNGKIGLEMANKILPNIILTDVLMPEMDGIEFCKTLKTQQETSHIPVIMLTAKLSQESEIKGLKTGADDYIRKPFDIELLGVKLKNIIKRRDQLRNRFKKDISFKPKDVTVTTLDEKFLQQAIEIVEKHMMNTDFSVEMLVKEMGLSRSTLYLKFKEITGLSSSAFIRNIRLKRAVQLFEKSDYSVKEIMYMTGFNTASYFSKCFKKQFGIIPSEYVRQNVKKGSKEDSFTSILEEE; translated from the coding sequence ATGAGTTACACATCGAATTATTTATTTATCAGAAAAACATTTGCTTTTAGAGTACTACTAACAATAATTTTTGCATTAAATTTTTCTAATTTTCTTGCACAAGAGCATATGCAGTTTCATCATATAACCACAGATAATGGTTTATCTCAAAGTGATATTAACAGCATTTATCAAGACAAACAAGGTTTTTTATGGTTTGCAACTCATGAAGGTTTAAATAAATACGATGGTTACAATTTTAAAATTTTTACACCAAACTCTAACAACAACCATAGCATAAACAGTAATTTAATTTATGCCCTTACAGGCGATAAAAAAGGAAATTTATGGATTGGTACCACTGGTAGAGGTTTAAATTATTTTGATAGAGCTACAGAAAAATTCTCTGAATTTATTGCTGATGACAAAAATGACGACAGCATAATTAGCAATCACATTACATCACTTTTAATAGACAATAACAACAGACTTTGGGTAGGTACAATTAATGGTATTGATGTTATAAATTTAGATACACCAAAAGACAAAGTAAAATTTCATCACTATAATTTAGAAAGAGATCCTTTTGTTGCTAAGTTTCAAGACAACTCTATAAACACAATTTTTCAAGATAGTAAAGGAGATATTTGGGTAGGTGGTTACCACGGAATTTTTAAATTAATGAGAGATTCTAATGGCGAAATATATTTTAAACTGGCCAATGAAATTATAGGTTTACCTAATGTTGCTGTTAAAAGTATAAACGAAGATGTTTATGGTAGATTGTTGGTTGGTACAACTTATGGCTTATATATTTTAAATAGAAATAATGCCTCAAAAATTGAATTAGTAACGCCACAAATTTTTGTTAATCGAATTTTGGTAGACAATAGAGATATTTGGGTAGGTACCAATAACGGACTATTATATTTTAATAATACCAATAAACAAAGCGCACCGAAATTAGTTAATACTTTTAAATACGACCCAAATAACCCAACAAGTTTAAGTAAAAACAATATAAAATCTCTACTAAAAGATAATGCAGGTGTAGTTTGGATAGGTACAATTGGCGGTTTAAATAAATTAGATTTAGAAAGAAAACAGTTTAAAAACATTAAAAAAACTTTAGATCCAACTAGTTTAAGTTACGATAAAATTAGGTCTATGTTCGAAGACAGTAATGGAACACTCTGGATTGGTACTGAAGGTGGTGGTTTAAACATGTTACTACAAGATAAAAAAGATAATTCTTACTTAGGTTTTAAAAGTTTTAAAGTTCGTAACGCATTTGTAACTATAGAAATAGAAAGAAAAGGTAAAAAACTACTAATTATTGGTTCTGAAGATTATCCTGGTTTATACGAAATTGATATTACTGAATCTAAAGAATATACAGACAATGATATTGTAGCTTTCGAACAAATTTTTGGCAGTGTATTTTCTTTATTAGAAGATAAAGATAAAAATTTATGGATTGGTACTTATAACAACGGAATTATAAGATGGGTTTATGACGAACAAAAAAACAATTACAAAAAGGACATTCTTTCTTTTAACAAGCTAGAAAAAAATGGAGTTTCTAGTAATATTATCAGAAATATTATCGAAGATCGATTTGGTAATATTTGGTTTGCCACTGGTAATGGATTATGCAAATTAACAAAAGAAGAAAAATTAAAAAAACATCCAAAATTTACGGTTTTTAAAAATAATTCAGAAGATAAAAAAAGTATAAGTCATAACTATATTTTAGAATTATTTGAAAGCTCAAATGGCGATTTTTGGGTAGGTACTTTAGGTGGTGGTTTATGTAAATATTTACCTTCGGATGAATCTTTTGTAACCTACAAAATAGAAGATGGTTTACCCAATAATGTAATAAAAGGTATTTTAGAAGATGACAACAACAACCTTTGGATATCTACAAACAAAGGGATTTCTAAATTTAATCCGCAAGAAATTACATTCAAAAATTTTGATACTAATGATGGTTTACAAAGCAACGAATTTCAAGAACTTGCAAGATTAAAAAGAAAAAATGGCGAACTACTTTTTGGTGGCATTAATGGCTTTAATTCCTTTTTTCCTGATAAAATAAAAAACAATTCTTACGAACCAGAAACAGTAATTACCCAATTATCAATCTTTAACAAAAACGTTACAATAGGAGAAGAAATTAATGGAAGAGTTATTCTAGAAAATTCAATAAGCACAACTAAAAGCATAGAACTAAAACACGATGAAAATAGTTTTTCTTTTGATTTTTCTTCACTTCATTTTGCTTCTCCTAAAAAAAATAAATATGCTTATAAATTAGAGGGTTTTGATAAAGATTGGATTTATACAACATCCGAAAGACGTTTTGCAACCTACACAAATTTACCGCCAAACAATTACACATTTAAGGTAAAAGCATCTAATAACGATGCCATTTGGGATTCTTCGCCATCTGAATTAAACATAGAAATTGTGCCTCCTTTTTGGGAAACAAAACTCGCCTATTTCTTATATTTATTACTAATTCTTGGTTTACTTTTCTTGTTTAGAAGATATACCATTATTGGCACCAACGAAAAACATAGATTAGAAATTGATCATTTAGAAAAAGAGAAAAATGAAGAATTACAAAAAATTAAATTCGAATTTTTTACCAATATTTCTCATGAATTGCGCACACCATTAACTTTACTAAAAGGACCTTTAAAATATCTACAAACTAAAGGACACAAATTAGACCAAAAAGTAATACAAGAGCAGTACAAATTAATGGAAAAAAATAGCGATTCTTTATTAAGAATTGTAAACCAACTGTTAGATTTCAGAAAAATTAATCAAGGAAAAACAAGACTTGTAATGCGTAAAAGCAATATTGTTACCTTTATCAAGGAGCTTTGCGAACCTTTCCAATTTTTATTGATTAAAAATCAAATCGATTTTAAAATTACTGCAAATCCAGAAAGTATAATTTCTTGGTTCGATCATGAAGCCATCGAAAAAATAATAAACAATCTATTATCGAATGCCTTTAAATTTACACCTTTAGGGGGTTCTATAAAAATTGATATTCAGATTGATGAAAAATATAATGGTAAAAATGTAATTATAAAAGTAGAAGATTCTGGTTGCGGAATAGAACAAGAAAAATTAGAAAATATTTTTGAAAGATTTTATATTGATAAAACAAAAGGAAAAGACAATCCGCAAGGTGTAGGTATTGGTTTATCTTTTGTACAACAACTTACAAAATTACATCAAGGTAATATAGAAGTTGAAAGCGAAATTGATGAAGGAACCACTTTTACAGTAACACTACCAATAGAAAGAAAAGCTTACGAAAACATACCAGAAATTACTTGTAAAAGCAGTAAAGATTCAGATTTTCTGGTAAGAACATCAGAAACAAACTCTTTAGCCATTAGTTTAAATGATGAAATTACTGATTTAAATATTGATAAATCTAGATCTGAAAAACCTCTTTTACTAGTAGTAGATGATAATTTAGATATTAGAGTATTCTTAAAACAAGCTTTAAGTGATGAATACATTATCTACGAATCACAGAATGGAAAAATTGGTTTAGAAATGGCCAACAAAATTTTACCAAACATTATTCTTACTGATGTTTTAATGCCAGAAATGGACGGAATTGAATTTTGTAAAACCTTAAAAACTCAGCAAGAAACTAGTCATATTCCTGTAATTATGTTAACCGCAAAACTATCTCAAGAAAGCGAAATTAAAGGTTTAAAAACAGGTGCAGATGATTATATTAGAAAACCATTTGATATTGAACTTTTAGGTGTAAAACTTAAAAACATTATAAAACGAAGAGACCAATTAAGAAATCGATTTAAGAAAGACATTTCTTTTAAACCCAAAGATGTTACAGTTACAACTTTAGACGAAAAGTTTTTACAACAAGCTATAGAAATTGTAGAAAAACATATGATGAATACCGATTTTAGTGTAGAAATGTTGGTAAAAGAAATGGGCTTAAGTAGAAGTACATTATATCTTAAATTTAAAGAAATTACAGGTTTATCTTCTAGTGCTTTTATTAGAAACATCCGTTTAAAAAGAGCGGTTCAATTGTTCGAAAAAAGCGATTATTCTGTAAAGGAAATTATGTACATGACAGGTTTTAACACAGCTTCTTATTTCTCTAAATGCTTTAAAAAACAATTCGGAATTATACCAAGTGAGTATGTAAGGCAAAATGTAAAAAAAGGATCTAAAGAAGATTCTTTTACAAGTATTTTAGAAGAAGAGTAA
- a CDS encoding arylsulfatase yields MKYSKLLLIVILINFSCKTGKVSQKEVGKKPNVILVITDDQGYGDLGVHGNKVIKTPNIDDFYKESYHLTDFHVGPTCAPTRSGLMTGRYANSTGVWHTVGGWSLLREEEKTLANMFTEAGYKTGAFGKWHLGDNYPFRAHDRGFQETVMHYGGGIQQTPDYWNNDYFDDTYFKNGEPQKYEGYCTDVFFNEATKFIESANGQPFFAYIATNAPHGPYNVPLEYYNLYKDLSNDVLADTQKRFYGMITNVDDNFGKLRKKLKDLNIADNTILIFMTDNGTSAGYYNKKGKVTGYNAEMRGTKGSEYEGGHRVPFFIHWKNGNITTAKDINLLTAQLDIMPTLAELCGIELPKEHRAINGQSLVKVLKGEQKENNRMLITDSQRLNYPKKWRKSSVMQNKWRLVNGKELYNIEEDKSQEKNVAVNYPEKVAEMRTFYENWWQEVSVQFNEEVKIPVGLKQENPVTLTAHDVHTDKGGYAWNQIYIRDGKVGNGYWALDVKSEGDYEISLRRYPVEAGLPINTTVPKVTPEEVPGLQFTIPKGKNLNFTKATIEIAGINKENRITKNDQSSTFKVNLKKGITNLKANFINSKSEENVAYYVYVNKL; encoded by the coding sequence ATGAAATATTCAAAGCTTTTATTAATAGTAATTTTAATCAACTTTAGTTGTAAAACAGGTAAAGTATCACAAAAAGAAGTTGGTAAAAAACCAAATGTAATATTAGTAATTACAGACGATCAAGGTTATGGAGATTTAGGTGTTCATGGTAATAAAGTTATAAAAACACCAAATATCGACGACTTTTACAAAGAAAGTTATCACTTAACAGATTTTCATGTTGGGCCAACTTGTGCACCAACTCGTTCTGGGTTAATGACGGGTAGATATGCAAATAGTACAGGTGTTTGGCATACAGTTGGTGGTTGGTCTTTGTTAAGAGAAGAAGAAAAAACGTTGGCAAATATGTTTACAGAAGCTGGTTATAAAACTGGAGCTTTTGGTAAGTGGCATTTAGGAGACAATTATCCTTTTAGAGCACATGATAGAGGTTTTCAAGAAACTGTTATGCATTATGGAGGTGGTATACAACAAACTCCAGATTACTGGAATAATGATTATTTTGATGATACATATTTTAAAAATGGAGAACCTCAAAAATATGAAGGTTACTGTACAGATGTGTTTTTTAATGAAGCTACAAAATTTATAGAATCTGCAAACGGACAGCCTTTTTTCGCTTACATTGCCACGAATGCACCTCATGGACCTTATAATGTACCTCTAGAATATTATAATTTATACAAAGATTTAAGTAATGATGTTTTAGCTGATACTCAAAAACGTTTTTATGGAATGATTACTAATGTTGATGATAATTTTGGTAAGCTTCGTAAAAAGCTAAAAGATTTAAACATTGCAGACAATACCATTTTAATTTTTATGACAGATAATGGAACCTCTGCTGGATATTACAACAAAAAAGGAAAAGTTACAGGTTACAATGCAGAAATGCGAGGTACAAAAGGTAGCGAATATGAAGGAGGACATAGAGTTCCGTTTTTTATCCATTGGAAAAATGGAAATATAACTACAGCTAAAGACATTAATTTGTTAACAGCACAATTAGATATTATGCCAACTTTAGCAGAATTGTGTGGCATTGAATTACCTAAAGAACATAGAGCAATTAACGGTCAAAGTTTGGTTAAAGTACTTAAAGGAGAACAAAAAGAAAACAATAGAATGTTAATTACAGATTCGCAACGTTTAAATTATCCTAAAAAATGGAGAAAATCTTCTGTAATGCAAAATAAATGGAGATTGGTAAACGGAAAAGAATTATACAACATCGAAGAAGATAAGAGTCAAGAAAAAAATGTAGCTGTAAATTACCCAGAAAAAGTAGCAGAAATGAGAACTTTTTATGAAAATTGGTGGCAAGAAGTTTCTGTTCAATTTAACGAAGAAGTTAAAATTCCAGTTGGGTTAAAACAAGAAAATCCAGTTACATTAACTGCTCATGATGTACATACAGACAAAGGTGGTTATGCTTGGAATCAAATTTATATTAGAGATGGTAAAGTTGGTAATGGTTATTGGGCTTTAGATGTAAAAAGTGAAGGCGATTACGAAATTTCTTTAAGAAGATATCCTGTAGAAGCAGGTTTACCTATTAACACAACTGTACCAAAAGTAACACCAGAAGAAGTACCTGGATTACAGTTTACAATTCCAAAAGGAAAAAATCTAAATTTCACTAAAGCAACTATAGAAATAGCGGGTATTAACAAAGAAAATAGAATTACTAAAAACGATCAATCATCGACTTTTAAAGTAAACCTAAAAAAAGGAATTACAAATTTAAAGGCAAATTTTATCAACTCTAAATCCGAAGAAAACGTTGCTTATTACGTTTATGTGAATAAGTTATAA
- a CDS encoding alpha-L-fucosidase, protein MKLYKFLAVIILIVFISCKSNSKQPKTSDIKTTDVFQPNWESIKENYKDPEWFNNQKFGIFIHWGVYAVPAYGSEWYPRNMYMDKNRLSATLKVEHEGSTREFLHHKKTYGDQQKFGYKDFVPMFKAEKFSAVEWIDLFKKAGARYVVPVADHHDGFAMYKSNTTRWNSYDMGPKRDVLGELFKEGRKKGMIMGASSHYAFNWSFYNKETYFDTSNPAYADLYSKKGTDINEPVSEEFKQQWWTRTKDLIDNYQPDILWFDFMLDTPDFKEYRPQLAAYYYNKGIEWGKEVVLQDKNFSHEAFPEGTVIYDLERGKLPGIRKLPWQTDTSIGKNSWCHIADWQSKNTNQLIDDLVDIVSKNGNLLLNVGPKADGTIPEDQKEILLEMGNWLSINGDAIYDTKYWRTFGEGPTEVEKGHHSEGKNKAFTGQDIRFTQKDDKLYAIMMEWPENNSVLIKSINKNTDKVTNVTLLGSNEKIDWKQAKNGLKVKMPSKKPCDFAYVLQITL, encoded by the coding sequence ATGAAATTGTATAAATTTTTAGCTGTTATAATTTTAATCGTATTTATATCGTGCAAAAGCAATAGCAAGCAACCAAAGACATCTGATATTAAAACTACAGATGTTTTTCAGCCAAATTGGGAATCTATCAAAGAAAATTACAAAGATCCAGAATGGTTTAATAATCAAAAATTTGGAATTTTTATTCATTGGGGAGTTTATGCAGTGCCGGCTTATGGTTCTGAGTGGTATCCTAGAAATATGTATATGGACAAAAATAGGTTAAGTGCAACTTTAAAGGTAGAACATGAAGGTAGTACAAGAGAGTTTTTGCATCATAAAAAAACATATGGTGATCAGCAAAAATTTGGATATAAAGATTTTGTACCGATGTTTAAAGCAGAAAAATTTAGTGCTGTAGAATGGATAGATTTATTTAAAAAAGCAGGTGCAAGATATGTAGTGCCAGTTGCAGATCATCATGATGGTTTTGCAATGTACAAATCGAATACAACACGCTGGAATTCTTATGATATGGGACCAAAAAGAGATGTTTTAGGAGAATTATTTAAAGAAGGTAGAAAAAAAGGAATGATTATGGGCGCTTCTTCTCATTATGCTTTTAATTGGTCTTTTTATAATAAAGAAACTTATTTCGATACTTCAAATCCTGCGTATGCAGATTTATATTCAAAAAAAGGAACAGATATTAATGAGCCAGTTTCTGAAGAGTTTAAACAACAATGGTGGACAAGAACTAAAGATTTAATTGATAATTATCAACCAGATATTTTATGGTTCGACTTTATGTTAGATACACCAGATTTTAAAGAATACAGACCTCAATTGGCAGCTTATTATTACAATAAAGGTATTGAGTGGGGTAAAGAAGTGGTTTTACAGGACAAGAATTTTAGTCATGAAGCTTTTCCAGAAGGTACAGTAATTTATGATTTAGAAAGAGGTAAGTTGCCGGGGATAAGAAAATTACCATGGCAAACAGATACTTCTATTGGTAAAAATTCTTGGTGCCATATTGCAGATTGGCAATCTAAAAATACCAATCAACTTATTGATGATTTAGTGGATATTGTTTCTAAAAATGGAAATTTATTATTGAATGTAGGGCCAAAAGCAGATGGTACAATACCAGAAGATCAAAAAGAGATTTTATTAGAAATGGGAAATTGGTTGTCTATTAATGGTGATGCAATTTACGATACCAAATACTGGAGAACTTTTGGAGAAGGTCCGACTGAAGTAGAAAAAGGGCATCATTCAGAAGGAAAAAACAAAGCTTTTACTGGGCAAGATATTCGATTTACACAAAAGGATGATAAGCTTTATGCAATTATGATGGAATGGCCAGAAAATAATAGTGTGCTTATAAAATCTATAAATAAAAACACAGATAAAGTTACTAATGTTACCCTATTAGGTAGCAACGAAAAAATTGATTGGAAACAAGCTAAAAATGGATTAAAGGTTAAAATGCCTTCTAAAAAACCTTGTGATTTTGCATATGTATTACAAATAACTTTGTAA
- a CDS encoding sulfite exporter TauE/SafE family protein, which translates to MVSRYLPIFIILSLIAEILGTVGGFGSSVFFVPVANFFFDFQSVLGITALYHLSSNISKIAIFKKGFDKKIVLFLGIPAIIFVSIGAYFSKYFNPKILTYILGSFLVILSSLFLIFKKLKVNPDKKNAIIGGALSGLSAGLLGTGGAIRGITLSAFKLNKNTFIATSAIIDLGVDSTRAVIYFFNGYMHKHDLYLVPILLVISVLGTWIGKKILDKVSQEQFRNFVLILILGIGIISLVF; encoded by the coding sequence ATGGTATCTAGATATTTACCAATATTTATAATTCTTTCTTTAATCGCAGAGATTTTAGGTACTGTTGGGGGTTTTGGCTCTTCTGTATTTTTTGTACCTGTTGCCAATTTCTTTTTCGATTTTCAATCTGTACTTGGTATTACAGCCTTATATCATTTATCTAGTAATATTAGTAAAATAGCAATTTTTAAAAAGGGTTTCGATAAAAAAATTGTGCTATTTTTAGGTATTCCTGCCATTATTTTTGTGTCTATAGGTGCTTATTTTAGCAAATATTTTAATCCTAAAATATTAACCTACATTTTAGGTTCATTTCTAGTTATACTTAGTTCACTCTTTTTAATTTTTAAAAAACTTAAGGTAAATCCAGATAAAAAAAACGCCATTATTGGTGGTGCATTATCTGGTTTAAGCGCTGGCCTTTTAGGAACAGGAGGTGCAATTAGAGGTATTACTTTATCAGCTTTTAAATTAAATAAAAACACTTTTATTGCTACTTCTGCAATTATAGATTTGGGTGTAGATTCTACAAGAGCTGTTATTTACTTTTTTAATGGTTATATGCATAAACATGATTTATATTTAGTACCCATACTACTTGTAATAAGCGTTTTAGGAACTTGGATTGGTAAAAAAATTCTAGACAAAGTATCTCAAGAACAATTTAGAAACTTTGTACTTATTTTAATTTTAGGAATAGGAATTATAAGTTTAGTTTTTTAG
- a CDS encoding restriction endonuclease has translation MKDAHIHIVKYSGEKVIFSLHKLKKSLKRTGADENTVKSILDRVKEELYQGITTKEIYNRAFALLKKKKSYLASKYKLKKAIYELGPTGFPFERFVSAVLKYSGYKTEVGSIVQGHCINHEIDIIATKNNETTIIECKFHSEQGLKCNVKIPLYINSRYLDVKKHWNTNLENKELLTEGWVVTNTRFTKDAKQFGSCAGLQLLSWDYPENNGLKDRIDRLGLYPITASTLLTKREKQFLLSREIVLFRDLIGDSFFLDHLGISEIRKKRILEEIEQLCNLKNN, from the coding sequence ATGAAAGATGCTCACATACATATTGTAAAATATTCTGGCGAAAAAGTAATTTTTTCTTTACACAAACTAAAGAAATCTTTAAAAAGAACTGGTGCTGATGAAAATACGGTTAAATCAATTCTTGATAGAGTAAAAGAAGAACTTTATCAAGGAATTACAACCAAAGAAATTTACAATAGAGCATTTGCTTTGCTTAAAAAAAAGAAAAGCTATTTGGCTTCTAAATACAAACTTAAAAAAGCTATTTACGAATTAGGACCAACTGGTTTTCCTTTTGAGCGTTTTGTAAGTGCAGTTTTAAAATATTCTGGTTACAAAACCGAAGTTGGTAGCATTGTGCAAGGACATTGTATAAATCATGAAATAGATATTATTGCCACAAAAAATAATGAAACTACAATTATTGAATGTAAATTTCATAGCGAACAAGGACTTAAATGCAATGTGAAAATTCCTTTATATATAAACTCTCGTTATTTAGATGTAAAAAAACACTGGAACACCAATCTTGAAAATAAAGAATTACTTACAGAAGGCTGGGTAGTTACAAACACGCGCTTTACAAAAGATGCTAAACAATTTGGTAGCTGTGCTGGTTTACAACTTTTAAGTTGGGATTACCCAGAGAATAATGGCTTAAAAGATAGAATTGATAGGTTAGGTTTGTACCCAATTACAGCCTCTACATTACTAACAAAAAGAGAAAAACAATTTCTTTTAAGTAGAGAAATTGTTTTGTTTAGAGATCTTATTGGAGATTCTTTCTTTTTAGATCATTTGGGTATTTCCGAAATCAGAAAAAAAAGAATTTTAGAAGAAATAGAACAACTTTGTAATTTAAAAAACAATTAA